One genomic segment of Rubeoparvulum massiliense includes these proteins:
- a CDS encoding MinD/ParA family protein — protein MNDQAQSLRERLEQMELSPRRKTRIIAVTSGKGGVGKSNFTLNFAIQLQQLGKKVMILDADLGLANLDLLLGLNPRYTLLDMVKEHLSIWEVLEEGPSGFHLLAGSSGLQELGRLEERNLIYLFEQLNQLQGKYDYILIDTGAGLSTESLRLILSADEAFIITTPEPTSLTDAYAVVKTILSKSQDVELKLLVNQVQGFREGQSTAQRLQEVTERFLGKGIQLLGTISHDSHVSKAVKQQQPLSILYPNCEASIQLQQIARRYVSGEVGVQQESTGMRRFLQRMASMIRR, from the coding sequence ATGAATGACCAAGCCCAATCGTTGCGTGAACGCTTGGAACAGATGGAGTTGAGCCCACGGCGCAAAACAAGAATCATCGCAGTGACCAGCGGAAAGGGTGGTGTAGGGAAATCCAACTTTACACTAAACTTTGCCATTCAACTCCAGCAACTCGGTAAAAAGGTAATGATCTTAGATGCAGATTTAGGACTCGCCAATCTTGATTTACTGTTGGGATTGAATCCGCGTTATACCCTATTGGATATGGTGAAGGAACATTTAAGCATCTGGGAGGTATTGGAGGAAGGACCTAGTGGTTTTCACCTGCTAGCGGGGAGCTCAGGTCTACAGGAGCTGGGCAGGCTTGAGGAACGCAATTTAATCTATCTTTTTGAGCAGCTCAACCAACTGCAAGGCAAATATGATTATATCTTGATCGATACGGGAGCAGGGCTCTCTACAGAATCGTTACGGCTCATCCTCTCCGCCGATGAAGCGTTTATTATTACAACGCCTGAGCCAACCTCATTAACCGATGCCTATGCAGTGGTGAAGACCATCCTTAGTAAATCTCAGGACGTGGAATTGAAATTACTTGTGAACCAAGTCCAAGGCTTCCGTGAAGGACAGAGTACAGCTCAACGGTTACAAGAAGTGACTGAACGTTTCCTAGGGAAGGGGATCCAGCTATTGGGCACTATCTCCCATGATAGCCATGTATCAAAAGCAGTGAAGCAGCAGCAACCACTCAGTATCCTCTATCCCAATTGTGAAGCATCCATTCAATTGCAGCAGATCGCTCGTAGATATGTATCAGGTGAGGTAGGAGTACAGCAGGAAAGCACAGGCATGAGAAGGTTTTTACAAAGGATGGCATCAATGATTCGACGATAA
- the flhF gene encoding flagellar biosynthesis protein FlhF, which translates to MKVKRYLVDSINEAVGIIRKEMGPDAIIISSKPVKIGGFLGFFAQRKIEVLAAIDEEVRKPSAEEQRGKASSFQEVMEEKMNSSKPENQAAITYQRPRPKAGAVPAQGTDDHVTKELKEMRQMMVSFMLGQKETPPSFEPFRQLRDHLLQQDVHEAVVVEILDQILQRKASDYTWTNEEVWQEAEAVVQAIFSKRIKPSTKATTFPRLIQVVGPTGVGKTTTIAKLAADQVLKKKRVAFVTSDTYRIAAVEQLKTYATILNVPFEVVFSAADLQKSLQKCSDFDLIFMDTAGRNFLQSEYIQEVRNWMEVAKGSTETYLVLSLTMKNTDMEKIIQQFSGLGIDRLILTKSDETMSYGSILNLAVHHPFYFSYLTNGQSVPDDIIEVDADKLATLLLGVNANE; encoded by the coding sequence ATGAAAGTGAAACGTTATCTTGTGGACTCAATCAATGAAGCGGTAGGTATTATTCGCAAAGAGATGGGACCCGATGCAATTATCATCAGCAGTAAACCAGTGAAAATTGGAGGATTCCTTGGTTTTTTTGCTCAGCGCAAGATCGAGGTGCTTGCTGCTATTGATGAAGAGGTACGCAAGCCATCTGCCGAAGAACAGCGAGGTAAAGCTTCCTCTTTTCAGGAAGTGATGGAAGAAAAAATGAATAGTAGTAAGCCAGAGAATCAAGCTGCCATCACCTATCAGCGTCCTCGTCCCAAGGCAGGAGCCGTTCCTGCACAAGGAACTGATGATCATGTAACGAAGGAACTGAAAGAGATGCGCCAGATGATGGTCTCTTTTATGCTTGGGCAAAAAGAGACACCTCCTTCCTTTGAACCATTTCGACAACTGCGGGACCATCTGCTTCAACAGGATGTCCATGAAGCAGTGGTTGTAGAGATTCTCGATCAGATTCTCCAACGGAAAGCATCTGATTATACATGGACCAACGAAGAGGTGTGGCAGGAAGCAGAGGCGGTTGTACAAGCGATTTTTTCGAAACGGATTAAACCATCAACGAAGGCTACTACCTTTCCACGACTCATTCAAGTGGTGGGACCCACTGGTGTTGGTAAAACCACCACCATTGCGAAGCTGGCAGCCGATCAGGTTTTAAAGAAGAAACGCGTAGCCTTTGTAACTTCTGATACATATCGTATCGCTGCTGTTGAACAATTGAAAACCTACGCGACCATCTTAAATGTTCCTTTTGAAGTGGTCTTCTCTGCTGCAGATTTACAAAAGTCTCTACAAAAATGTTCCGATTTTGATCTAATTTTCATGGATACAGCAGGACGTAATTTTTTACAATCAGAGTACATTCAAGAGGTTCGGAATTGGATGGAGGTAGCAAAGGGAAGTACTGAAACATACCTAGTCCTAAGTCTCACCATGAAAAATACCGATATGGAAAAAATCATTCAACAGTTCTCGGGGCTTGGTATCGATCGGTTAATTCTCACGAAGTCAGATGAAACCATGAGCTACGGTAGCATTTTGAATCTAGCTGTTCATCATCCGTTTTATTTTTCTTATTTAACCAATGGTCAAAGTGTACCTGATGATATTATCGAGGTGGATGCAGATAAGTTGGCAACTCTTCTCTTGGGAGTGAATGCAAATGAATGA
- the flhA gene encoding flagellar biosynthesis protein FlhA, with the protein MKGKDLVVLIAVILIVAMMVIPLPTELLDFLLIINMSLALLILMVALNTKEALQFSIFPSLLLLTTLFRLALNVSTTRSILTKADAGRVIDTFGSFVVGGEVVVGFVVFLILVIIQFIVITKGAERVAEVAARFTLDAMPGKQMSIDADLNAGMITEDEARTRRRKIEREADFYGAMDGASKFVKGDAIASIVILVINVLGGFIIGMVVHGYGFAESAHIFTLLSVGDGLVSQIPALLISTATGIVVTSASSEGNLGEEITGQLLAYPKLLYVVAGTIALLGLFTPIGVLITAPVAGFIAFGGYRMQQRAEKAEAVAEAIPDETPDSDIRSPENVVNLLQVDPIEFEFGYGLIPLADSNQGGDLLDRVIMIRRQIALELGIIVPVIRIRDNIQLRPNQYVIKIRGNEVAQGEILLDHFLAMSPGIDDDSIQGIETIEPAFQLPALWVNEEMKERAELAGYTVVDPPSVVATHLTEVIKQHSAELLGRQETKTLLDHVKEGYPALVEDVIPNVISIGELHKVLQNLLSERISIRNLPAILEVIADYGTYTKDPNLLTEYVRQGLSRQITNQITTPGQPLYVLTAGAGLEKKIAESIQKGDHGNYLVMTPQDSQQLFEQMQQQLEQMTAQGYPPIILTSPAIRMYLRQFTEKVFPDVMLLSYNELEPQVEVQSVGVVNI; encoded by the coding sequence ATGAAAGGGAAAGACTTAGTCGTTTTAATTGCAGTCATTTTAATTGTTGCGATGATGGTGATTCCTCTTCCAACAGAACTTCTTGACTTCTTATTGATCATAAATATGTCACTGGCCTTACTCATTTTAATGGTGGCTTTGAATACGAAAGAAGCCCTGCAATTTTCCATCTTTCCTTCATTATTATTGCTAACTACCTTATTTCGTTTAGCACTTAATGTTTCAACCACTCGCTCCATTTTAACCAAGGCAGATGCTGGCCGTGTCATTGACACCTTTGGTAGCTTTGTTGTTGGTGGCGAAGTTGTGGTTGGTTTTGTTGTCTTCCTCATCCTTGTTATTATTCAATTCATCGTAATCACCAAAGGTGCTGAACGGGTTGCTGAGGTAGCTGCACGGTTTACCCTGGATGCAATGCCAGGAAAACAGATGAGTATCGATGCTGACTTAAATGCAGGAATGATCACAGAAGATGAAGCACGGACACGTCGTCGTAAAATCGAACGGGAAGCAGATTTCTACGGAGCGATGGATGGTGCTAGTAAGTTTGTTAAGGGGGATGCTATTGCTAGTATCGTCATTCTGGTCATCAATGTACTAGGTGGATTTATTATTGGGATGGTAGTGCATGGCTATGGTTTCGCTGAATCAGCCCATATCTTCACCTTGCTCTCAGTAGGTGACGGATTGGTGAGTCAGATCCCTGCCCTCTTAATCTCAACAGCAACAGGTATCGTTGTAACCAGTGCATCTTCAGAGGGCAACCTCGGGGAAGAGATTACAGGTCAATTGCTGGCATATCCTAAATTACTTTATGTGGTTGCAGGAACCATCGCCTTATTAGGCTTGTTTACACCAATCGGTGTTTTGATAACCGCACCAGTTGCTGGATTTATCGCATTTGGTGGGTATCGTATGCAACAGCGTGCAGAAAAAGCAGAGGCAGTAGCGGAAGCCATCCCTGATGAGACGCCAGATAGCGATATTCGTAGTCCAGAGAATGTGGTAAATTTATTACAGGTGGATCCCATTGAATTTGAATTTGGCTATGGGTTAATTCCCCTTGCTGATAGTAATCAGGGCGGTGATCTCCTCGATCGGGTGATCATGATCCGACGCCAAATTGCTCTTGAGCTAGGGATTATCGTACCTGTAATCCGGATACGAGATAATATCCAACTGCGTCCCAATCAATATGTCATTAAGATTCGCGGAAATGAAGTAGCCCAAGGTGAGATCCTCCTCGATCACTTTTTAGCCATGAGTCCAGGGATTGATGATGATTCGATTCAAGGTATCGAGACCATTGAACCAGCATTTCAACTCCCTGCTTTATGGGTGAATGAAGAGATGAAGGAGCGAGCTGAATTGGCAGGCTATACTGTGGTGGATCCTCCCTCTGTTGTAGCTACACACCTAACAGAGGTGATTAAGCAGCATTCCGCAGAGTTGTTAGGAAGACAAGAGACCAAGACCCTGCTTGACCATGTGAAAGAAGGCTATCCAGCTTTAGTGGAAGATGTGATTCCTAACGTGATCAGTATCGGTGAATTACATAAGGTTCTCCAAAATCTTTTATCAGAACGGATCTCCATTCGCAATCTCCCTGCGATTTTGGAAGTGATCGCAGATTATGGCACCTATACGAAGGATCCTAATCTACTTACGGAGTATGTAAGACAAGGACTTTCTAGACAGATTACCAATCAGATTACAACTCCAGGTCAACCTCTCTATGTACTAACTGCAGGAGCAGGTTTAGAGAAGAAAATTGCCGAAAGTATTCAAAAGGGCGATCATGGGAATTATCTGGTGATGACGCCACAAGATTCACAACAACTGTTCGAACAAATGCAACAGCAATTGGAACAGATGACAGCACAAGGGTATCCTCCAATTATCTTAACGTCTCCAGCTATTCGCATGTATTTGCGTCAATTTACCGAGAAGGTCTTTCCTGATGTGATGCTCCTTTCTTACAATGAATTGGAGCCACAGGTAGAAGTGCAAAGCGTTGGGGTGGTGAATATCTAA